In Mesotoga infera, the genomic window ACGACTTCACCTGCGGCAATCTTCCTAACAACGTCGGACGACAATTCACGTATTCTCATTAGTTCTGTTCACTCTCCTCTTACGGCCAGCTGGCGTCGTCTGTCGAACAGAATTATAGCCGCAGCGGCAGCGACATTCAGCGAATCTACCGCCTTCTCCATAGGAATCGAAATGAGAACGTCGCTTCTCTCCTTCACCAGCCGCCTGACTCCTTTTCCCTCATTTCCGAATATTATGGCCGATTTTTCAGAATATTCGTTTTCGTAATAAGGCGTTCCGTCCATATCTGAAGCATATATCCAGAATCCTCTTTCTTTAAGAGATTTCTCAAACTGCGCCATATTGACTATCTTGATTACCGGGATACTGAAGGCGAGTCCTGCAGAGACCTTTACGACTGCCGGAGTAATTTCGGCAGAGTTGCTCGAAGTTATTGCGATGGCATCGGCCCCGACCGCAACTGAAGTTCTGATAATCGCTCCAAGATTATGTGGGTCCTGGATCTGATCTAGAAGCACAATGGTTGCTGTGTTCTGCTCTTCAAGATTGTCAAGCATTCTTTCAGGGTCCACGTATGAGAACTCCTTGAGATCAATCACCACTCCCTGGTGCTTCTTCTCTCGGCAGAGATTTGCGAGTTTTTCCGGGGGCATCTCCTCTATTCTAAACCCCTTAGCTTTCGCTTCATTGGCAAGTTCGAGCAACTGAGAATCGACATTCCTCTGATTGGTGAAGAGTATTCGTCTGATTCTCAGTAGCGACGAATCGATTCCAAGCAGTTCTTTCAGCACATTTCTGCCATGGAGATACATCAAATCACCCTTTCGAGCAGATCTTTTATCCTTTTGAGTTTTCCCTCAAGGAATAGATGACCAATAAGGACCTCGAGAGCGGTAGCCATTCTATAATCCTCGTCGTCCCCATGTTTTTTCGAGCCTCTTGAATTGTAACCCCGTCTGACTATCTCCCTCTCCTCTTCAACGAGAAGTCCTTCGACCTCTTCGAGAGCCTTTTTCTGACCGGGAGCGCTTACATAGTCTTTCACAATATTGTGCTGATGACCTGCCCTCCGATGCGCCTGCGGG contains:
- the rlmB gene encoding 23S rRNA (guanosine(2251)-2'-O)-methyltransferase RlmB, which gives rise to MYLHGRNVLKELLGIDSSLLRIRRILFTNQRNVDSQLLELANEAKAKGFRIEEMPPEKLANLCREKKHQGVVIDLKEFSYVDPERMLDNLEEQNTATIVLLDQIQDPHNLGAIIRTSVAVGADAIAITSSNSAEITPAVVKVSAGLAFSIPVIKIVNMAQFEKSLKERGFWIYASDMDGTPYYENEYSEKSAIIFGNEGKGVRRLVKERSDVLISIPMEKAVDSLNVAAAAAIILFDRRRQLAVRGE
- a CDS encoding Mini-ribonuclease 3, encoding MNTSNNEFDDASLGSLFAVSASPDNLSLDSLAFVGDAVYTLYFRLKTLPQAHRRAGHQHNIVKDYVSAPGQKKALEEVEGLLVEEEREIVRRGYNSRGSKKHGDDEDYRMATALEVLIGHLFLEGKLKRIKDLLERVI